The Misgurnus anguillicaudatus chromosome 15, ASM2758022v2, whole genome shotgun sequence genome has a window encoding:
- the mob2b gene encoding MOB kinase activator 2b isoform X2 — MAETEEDARNLLWNIFHRKGKGKPNGKKPTPEEKKHYLDAEYTKVRVVDFDLKELVVLPREIDLNEWLASNTTTFFNLINLQYSTISEFCTGDTCPAMTAYSTTYYWIDEKGKKTKCTAPQYVDFVMSSVQKLVTDEDIFPTKYGKEFPNTFDTLVKKICKYLFHVLAHIYWSHYKETVAMDLHGHLNTLYTHFIVFIREFNLMDPKETSIMDDLTEALCTPLPPQPQNHVTER; from the exons GAAGGGCAAAGGGAAGCCCAATGGAAAGAAGCCGACCCCCGAAGAGAAAAAGCATTACTTGGATGCCGAGTACACCAAAGTAAGAGTCGTCGATTTTGACCTCAAGGAGCTGGTGGTGCTACCGAGGGAGATCGACCTGAACGAATGGCTCGCCAGCAACA CCACGACTTTCTTCAATCTCATCAACCTACAGTACAGCACAATCTCAGAGTTCTGCACGGGGGATACGTGTCCTGCCATGACAGCCTACAGCAC GACATACTACTggattgatgaaaaagggaaaaaGACAAAATGCACAGCACCGCAGTACGTGGACTTTGTCATGAGTTCAGTTCAGAAGCTTGTGACAGATGAGGACATCTTTCCCACTAAATATG GTAAAGAATTTCCTAACACGTTCGACACACTGGTGAAAAAAATCTGCAAGTATCTCTTCCACGTGCTGGCCCATATCTACTGGTCCCACTACAAGGAAACGGTGGCGATGGACCTGCACGGACATCTGAACACACTGTACACACATTTCATCGTTTTTATAAGGGAATTCAATCTGATGGACCCCAAGGAGACATCCATAATGGACGACCTGACAGAGGCCCTCTGCACCCCGCTTCCCCCTCAGCCACAGAACCACGTGACGGAGAGATGA
- the mob2b gene encoding MOB kinase activator 2b isoform X3 produces MEWLIGKGKGKPNGKKPTPEEKKHYLDAEYTKVRVVDFDLKELVVLPREIDLNEWLASNTTTFFNLINLQYSTISEFCTGDTCPAMTAYSTTYYWIDEKGKKTKCTAPQYVDFVMSSVQKLVTDEDIFPTKYGKEFPNTFDTLVKKICKYLFHVLAHIYWSHYKETVAMDLHGHLNTLYTHFIVFIREFNLMDPKETSIMDDLTEALCTPLPPQPQNHVTER; encoded by the exons GAAGGGCAAAGGGAAGCCCAATGGAAAGAAGCCGACCCCCGAAGAGAAAAAGCATTACTTGGATGCCGAGTACACCAAAGTAAGAGTCGTCGATTTTGACCTCAAGGAGCTGGTGGTGCTACCGAGGGAGATCGACCTGAACGAATGGCTCGCCAGCAACA CCACGACTTTCTTCAATCTCATCAACCTACAGTACAGCACAATCTCAGAGTTCTGCACGGGGGATACGTGTCCTGCCATGACAGCCTACAGCAC GACATACTACTggattgatgaaaaagggaaaaaGACAAAATGCACAGCACCGCAGTACGTGGACTTTGTCATGAGTTCAGTTCAGAAGCTTGTGACAGATGAGGACATCTTTCCCACTAAATATG GTAAAGAATTTCCTAACACGTTCGACACACTGGTGAAAAAAATCTGCAAGTATCTCTTCCACGTGCTGGCCCATATCTACTGGTCCCACTACAAGGAAACGGTGGCGATGGACCTGCACGGACATCTGAACACACTGTACACACATTTCATCGTTTTTATAAGGGAATTCAATCTGATGGACCCCAAGGAGACATCCATAATGGACGACCTGACAGAGGCCCTCTGCACCCCGCTTCCCCCTCAGCCACAGAACCACGTGACGGAGAGATGA
- the mob2b gene encoding MOB kinase activator 2b isoform X1: MVGDHSISSESALSQRSPKNGLSCKMVLQAVGKVLRKGKGKPNGKKPTPEEKKHYLDAEYTKVRVVDFDLKELVVLPREIDLNEWLASNTTTFFNLINLQYSTISEFCTGDTCPAMTAYSTTYYWIDEKGKKTKCTAPQYVDFVMSSVQKLVTDEDIFPTKYGKEFPNTFDTLVKKICKYLFHVLAHIYWSHYKETVAMDLHGHLNTLYTHFIVFIREFNLMDPKETSIMDDLTEALCTPLPPQPQNHVTER; the protein is encoded by the exons ATGGTTGGGGATCACAGCATAAGCAGCGAGAGCGCGCTCTCTCAGAGGTCTCCTAAAAACGGACTAAGCTGTAAAATGGTGCTTCAGGCGGTCGGGAAAGTTTTGAG GAAGGGCAAAGGGAAGCCCAATGGAAAGAAGCCGACCCCCGAAGAGAAAAAGCATTACTTGGATGCCGAGTACACCAAAGTAAGAGTCGTCGATTTTGACCTCAAGGAGCTGGTGGTGCTACCGAGGGAGATCGACCTGAACGAATGGCTCGCCAGCAACA CCACGACTTTCTTCAATCTCATCAACCTACAGTACAGCACAATCTCAGAGTTCTGCACGGGGGATACGTGTCCTGCCATGACAGCCTACAGCAC GACATACTACTggattgatgaaaaagggaaaaaGACAAAATGCACAGCACCGCAGTACGTGGACTTTGTCATGAGTTCAGTTCAGAAGCTTGTGACAGATGAGGACATCTTTCCCACTAAATATG GTAAAGAATTTCCTAACACGTTCGACACACTGGTGAAAAAAATCTGCAAGTATCTCTTCCACGTGCTGGCCCATATCTACTGGTCCCACTACAAGGAAACGGTGGCGATGGACCTGCACGGACATCTGAACACACTGTACACACATTTCATCGTTTTTATAAGGGAATTCAATCTGATGGACCCCAAGGAGACATCCATAATGGACGACCTGACAGAGGCCCTCTGCACCCCGCTTCCCCCTCAGCCACAGAACCACGTGACGGAGAGATGA